One Osmerus eperlanus chromosome 13, fOsmEpe2.1, whole genome shotgun sequence genomic region harbors:
- the gsr gene encoding glutathione reductase, mitochondrial isoform X1: MFVKNINLLQTFLLPVGMCRLLISCALKTTRHKVIRRSMASDSATRFDFLVIGGGSGGLAGARRAAELGATTAVIESHKLGGTCVNVGCVPKKVMWNAAVHAEYLHDHADYGFEGGHAHFSWETIKAKRDAYINRLNHIYRSNLDKAKIETIQGHARFTDDPEPTVEVNGKKYTAPHILIATGGCPSVLSDKEVPGASLGITSDGFFEIESLPKRSVIVGAGYIAVEMAGILSTLGSKTSVICRQTGVLRNFDSVISSNCTKELQNSGIELWKNTQVKSVSKTDKGLEVTLVTKDPEKKNDEEKLGTIQEVDCLLWAIGREPNTAGLNLSQMGVDVDEKGHIVVDEYQNTNRQGIYAVGDVCGKALLTPVAIAAGRKLAHRLFEGQTESKVDYSNIPTVVFSHPPIGTVGLTEEEAVKIRGKENIKTYTTSFTPMYHAVTTRKTQCVMKLVCEGKEEKVVGLHMQGIGCDEMLQGFAVAMKMGATKADFDKTIAIHPTSSEELVTMR; encoded by the exons ATGTTTGTCAAAAATATTAATTTATTGCAAACCTTCCTGCTGCCAGTCGGAATGTGTAGACTGTTGATATCGTGCGCACTAAAAACGACCAG ACATAAAGTTATTCGTCGTAGCATGGCCTCAGACTCAGCAACCCGATTCGATTTTCTCGTGATAGGTGGTGGATCTGGAGGGTTGGCGGGTGCGCGGAGGGCAGCGGAGCTCGGAGCAACCACGGCCGTCATCGAGAGTCACAAACTCGGAGGTACCTGC GTCAATGTTGGCTGTGTACCTAAGAAG GTTATGTGGAACGCTGCAGTCCACGCAGAGTATTTGCATGATCATGCTGACTATGGGTTTGAAGGTGGACATGCTCATTTCAGCTGGGA aacTATAAAAGCTAAAAGGGACGCATACATTAATAGGCTGAATCATATTTATCGCAGCAACCTAGACAAG GCAAAAATTGAGACAATTCAGGGTCACGCCAGGTTCACTGATGACCCTGAACCTACTGTGGAAGTTAATGGGAAGAAATACACAGCTCCTCACATCCTCATAGCCACTGGAGGGTGCCCTTCTGTCTTGAGTGACAAGGAAGTTCCag gGGCAAGTCTTGGTATCACCAGTGATGGCTTTTTTGAAATTGAAAGCCTTCCTAA GCGCAGCGTCATTGTGGGGGCGGGATATATTGCTGTGGAAATGGCAGGCATCCTTTCCACGCTGGGCTCCAAAACATCCGTCATTTGTCGACAAACAGGG GTGTTGCGGAACTTTGACTCAGTGATAAGCTCTAATTGCACTAAAGAATTGCAGAACTCTGGCATAGAGTTGTGGAAGAATACTCAG GTGAAGTCTGTGAGTAAAACAGACAAGGGTCTGGAGGTCACACTTGTCACCAAAGATCCAGAGAAGAAGAACGATGAGGAAAAGCTTGGAACCATCCAGGAAGTGGACTGTCTGCTATGGGCCATTGGTCGAGAGCCCAACACTGCTGGGCTTAACCTTAGCCAGATG ggtgtggATGTAGACGAAAAGGGCCACATTGTGGTGGACGAGTACCAGAACACCAACCGCCAGGGCATCTACGCTGTGGGAGATGTGTGTGGCAAAGCCCTCCTAACACCTG TGGCCATTGCTGCGGGCAGGAAGCTGGCACACAGACTGTTTGAGGGACAGACAGAATCTAAGGTGGACTACTCCAACATTCCGACGGTAGTGTTCAGCCACCCACCCATCGGCACGGTGGGACTCACGGAAG AGGAAGCTGTTAAAATCAGaggaaaagaaaatataaagacATACACAACCTCATTCACCCCCATGTACCATGCAGTCACCACCAGGAAGACTCAGTGTGTCATGAAACTGGTGTGTGAGGGCAAGGAGGAGAAG GTGGTTGGCCTTCATATGCAGGGCATAGGCTGTGACGAGATGCTGCAGGGCTTTGCAGTTGCCATGAAGATGGGTGCTACCAAAGCCGATTTTGACAAGACTATTGCGATTCACCCCACCTCTTCTGAGGAGCTGGTGACGATGCGTTAG
- the LOC134032425 gene encoding RE1-silencing transcription factor: MEFANRIGPSKDLKSHLAKMRFYCFYCNHLSYSNSDLSQHLVQKHSIFPFNCQLCEYGALKKDSILQHVRQIHTPPMNVTPLKLDRRHVSVSNTPPILSSTSTSVSPFAGTTASCSKPFVARLDKAGHLSETVRVNSSPKVQTGLLAPLREQLEKNQPLTVSVPNEVTIPAGCFVELIEVKTVNGKKELKLRRVPQTPSGSLAKASKCATSKNAATVKSLVSNTILNRKCSGSDGTCAANQLTLKRKNLEQPHAPRNTLDLGKQSTHLQTPNPSQGINSENLNRVDIESSEIKEEMVKEEDLVFCPKMQHLTNVKSVAMSDNIKNACPSLNFKLETNTESSNMNFPTDPPPNNQLKEEKNSSFSDSLLKETVSEENLLDDKITGQEAFPVISCVFSLSRQSEDLQGCSQPMWMALQKIAMGDSSLPSLKTSLIYEKQTLALVTTQKEDMKTGNNDNNGYIKDLPLVYDQNILANAGEQADQVESEKTEELSKHMETQTVNYLCVKDEQSVKAGGLSVSFPQCTINKQDTCPRLSSYLTISLKRIRLNDDKTPNQSLSRKQLHLRLEKRKKQWKVSSIRRLTHRLHTSGNFISLKVDQLVKHPAQNQPVVVLNHPNPQALRKKTETERVNGTSDSKVIPTCHILKMKLNKVMGQKYEVMGCTVRVYP; encoded by the coding sequence ATGGAGTTTGCTAATAGAATCGGCCCATCGAAAGACCTCAAGAGCCATCTGGCAAAAATGAGATTTTATTGCTTTTACTGTAATCACCTTTCATACAGCAATTCAGACCTCAGCCAGCATCTAGTACAGAAGCATTCAATATTCCCATTCAATTGTCAGCTCTGTGAGTATGGAGCCTTGAAAAAAGACAGTATTTTGCAGCATGTGAGGCAAATACACACTCCACCAATGAATGTTACCCCATTGAAGCTAGACAGACGGCACGTTTCTGTTTCCAACACACCACCGATATTAAGCAGTACTTCAACATCAGTGAGCCCATTTGCTGGGACCACAGCATCATGCTCCAAGCCATTTGTGGCAAGATTGGACAAAGCTGGACATTTAAGTGAAACGGTGAGGGTAAACTCATCACCCAAAGTGCAAACAGGACTGTTGGCGCCATTGCGTGAGCAATTGGAAAAGAACCAACCATTAACCGTTTCCGTCCCAAATGAAGTGACCATCCCAGCTGGCTGCTTTGTTGAGCTTATAGAGGTGAAAACAGTCAATGGAAAGAAAGAACTGAAGCTAAGACGTGTCCCACAAACACCAAGTGGGTCTCTGGCAAAGGCTAGTAAATGCGCAACTTCAAAAAATGCAGCGACAGTTAAATCATTAGTGTCCAACACTATCCTGAACAGAAAATGCTCAGGGAGTGACGGAACATGTGCAGCTAACCAACTGACCTTAAAGCGAAAGAATTTGGAACAACCGCATGCACCCAGGAATACTTTGGATTTAGGGAAGCAGTCCACACATTTGCAGACACCAAATCCATCCCAGGGCATTAACTCTGAAAACCTCAATAGAGTAGACATCGAGTCATCAGAGATAAAAGAGGAGATGGTGAAAGAAGAGGACTTAGTTTTTTGTCCCAAAATGCAACACTTGACAAATGTCAAAAGTGTGGCCATGTCGGATAATATCAAGAATGCATGTCCATCCTTAAACTTTAAGTTGGAAACGAATACAGAGTCATCAAATATGAACTTCCCAACTGATCCTCCTCCCAACAATCAACTAAAGGAGGAAAAGAATAGTTCTTTTTCTGACTCACTGTTGAAAGAAACTGTTTCAGAAGAGAACTTACTTGATGACAAAATTACAGGACAAGAAGCATTTCCAGTTATCTCGTGCGTGTTTTCCCTGAGTCGGCAATCAGAAGACCTTCAAGGTTGCTCGCAACCCATGTGGATGGCTTTACAGAAAATTGCCATGGGAGATTCAAGTTTGCCGTCTCTCAAGACATCGTTGATTTATGAAAAGCAGACACTGGCTTTGGTCACAACACAAAAAGAGGACATGAAGACTGGGAACAATGACAACAATGGATATATCAAAGATTTGCCCCTTGTTTATGACCAAAATATATTGGCCAATGCAGGGGAGCAGGCTGACCAGGTAGAGTCAGAAAAGACTGAGGAACTTTCTAAACACATGGAAACACAAACTGTGAATTATTTGTGTGTCAAGGATGAACAAAGTGTAAAGGCTGGAGGTCTTTCAGTGTCATTCCCGCAATGTACCATCAACAAGCAGGACACCTGTCCCAGATTGTCTTCATACCTTACAATATCATTGAAAAGGATTAGGTTGAATGACGATAAGACACCAAATCAATCTTTAAGCAGGAAGCAACTCCACCTCAGactagaaaagagaaaaaaacaatgGAAGGTATCCAGCATACGGAGGCTGACACACAGACTACATACGTCTGGAAACTTTATTAGCCTTAAGGTTGACCAACTGGTGAAGCATCCAGCTCAAAACCAACCTGTGGTGGTGCTCAACCATCCTAATCCACAAGCTCTGAGGAAGAAGACGGAAACCGAGAGGGTGAATGGCACCTCAGACTCTAAGGTTATTCCAACGTGCCACATCCTGAAGATGAAGCTGAACAAAGTCATGGGACAGAAGTACGAGGTGATGGGATGTACTGTGAGGGTTTATCCATAG
- the gsr gene encoding glutathione reductase, mitochondrial isoform X2: protein MWNAAVHAEYLHDHADYGFEGGHAHFSWETIKAKRDAYINRLNHIYRSNLDKAKIETIQGHARFTDDPEPTVEVNGKKYTAPHILIATGGCPSVLSDKEVPGASLGITSDGFFEIESLPKRSVIVGAGYIAVEMAGILSTLGSKTSVICRQTGVLRNFDSVISSNCTKELQNSGIELWKNTQVKSVSKTDKGLEVTLVTKDPEKKNDEEKLGTIQEVDCLLWAIGREPNTAGLNLSQMGVDVDEKGHIVVDEYQNTNRQGIYAVGDVCGKALLTPVAIAAGRKLAHRLFEGQTESKVDYSNIPTVVFSHPPIGTVGLTEEEAVKIRGKENIKTYTTSFTPMYHAVTTRKTQCVMKLVCEGKEEKVVGLHMQGIGCDEMLQGFAVAMKMGATKADFDKTIAIHPTSSEELVTMR from the exons ATGTGGAACGCTGCAGTCCACGCAGAGTATTTGCATGATCATGCTGACTATGGGTTTGAAGGTGGACATGCTCATTTCAGCTGGGA aacTATAAAAGCTAAAAGGGACGCATACATTAATAGGCTGAATCATATTTATCGCAGCAACCTAGACAAG GCAAAAATTGAGACAATTCAGGGTCACGCCAGGTTCACTGATGACCCTGAACCTACTGTGGAAGTTAATGGGAAGAAATACACAGCTCCTCACATCCTCATAGCCACTGGAGGGTGCCCTTCTGTCTTGAGTGACAAGGAAGTTCCag gGGCAAGTCTTGGTATCACCAGTGATGGCTTTTTTGAAATTGAAAGCCTTCCTAA GCGCAGCGTCATTGTGGGGGCGGGATATATTGCTGTGGAAATGGCAGGCATCCTTTCCACGCTGGGCTCCAAAACATCCGTCATTTGTCGACAAACAGGG GTGTTGCGGAACTTTGACTCAGTGATAAGCTCTAATTGCACTAAAGAATTGCAGAACTCTGGCATAGAGTTGTGGAAGAATACTCAG GTGAAGTCTGTGAGTAAAACAGACAAGGGTCTGGAGGTCACACTTGTCACCAAAGATCCAGAGAAGAAGAACGATGAGGAAAAGCTTGGAACCATCCAGGAAGTGGACTGTCTGCTATGGGCCATTGGTCGAGAGCCCAACACTGCTGGGCTTAACCTTAGCCAGATG ggtgtggATGTAGACGAAAAGGGCCACATTGTGGTGGACGAGTACCAGAACACCAACCGCCAGGGCATCTACGCTGTGGGAGATGTGTGTGGCAAAGCCCTCCTAACACCTG TGGCCATTGCTGCGGGCAGGAAGCTGGCACACAGACTGTTTGAGGGACAGACAGAATCTAAGGTGGACTACTCCAACATTCCGACGGTAGTGTTCAGCCACCCACCCATCGGCACGGTGGGACTCACGGAAG AGGAAGCTGTTAAAATCAGaggaaaagaaaatataaagacATACACAACCTCATTCACCCCCATGTACCATGCAGTCACCACCAGGAAGACTCAGTGTGTCATGAAACTGGTGTGTGAGGGCAAGGAGGAGAAG GTGGTTGGCCTTCATATGCAGGGCATAGGCTGTGACGAGATGCTGCAGGGCTTTGCAGTTGCCATGAAGATGGGTGCTACCAAAGCCGATTTTGACAAGACTATTGCGATTCACCCCACCTCTTCTGAGGAGCTGGTGACGATGCGTTAG
- the hs3st1 gene encoding heparan sulfate glucosamine 3-O-sulfotransferase 1: MAALFFGLLLFAMQSPPISSRPAKSLARGLPPSASPPQLTPNDSGSTAPPNGTLQQLPQILIIGVRKGGTRALIEMLSLHSAVAAAENEVHFFDWESHFQKGLPWYLTQMPFALPDQLTVEKTPAYFTSTKVPERIHQMNPDIKLLLILRDPTERVLSDYTQVFYNRLQKHKQYHPIESVLVKDGEINLGYKALNRSLYYLHMQNWLRYFPLESIHVVDGDELIRDPFPEMKRVERFLNLEPQINPSNFYFNKTKGFYCLRDHGRERCLHDSKGRAHPQVAPAILHKLYRFFHEPNKKLFELVGRTFHWN; encoded by the coding sequence ATGGCTGCCTTGTTCTTCGGGCTGCTCTTGTTTGCGATGCAGTCCCCTCCCATTTCCTCCAGGCCTGCCAAGAGCCTGGCAAGGGGACTGCCTCCATCGGCCAGCCCGCCCCAATTGACCCCCAACGACTCAGGGTCCACagccccccccaacggcaccctcCAGCAGCTTCCCCAGATCCTCATCATCGGGGTGAGGAAGGGTGGCACGCGTGCACTCATCGAGATGCTCAGCCTCCACAGCGCCGTGGCAGCGGCCGAGAACGAGGTGCACTTCTTTGACTGGGAGAGCCACTTCCAGAAGGGCTTGCCCTGGTACCTGACCCAGATGCCCTTCGCCCTGCCCGACCAACTAACGGTGGAGAAGACCCCGGCATACTTCACCTCAACCAAGGTCCCGGAACGGATCCACCAGATGAACCCAGACATCAAGCTGCTTCTCATCCTCCGAGACCCAACCGAACGAGTCCTGTCGGACTACACCCAGGTGTTCTACAACCGGCTTCAGAAGCACAAGCAGTACCACCCCATTGAGTCGGTGCTGGTCAAGGACGGTGAGATCAACCTTGGATACAAAGCCCTCAACCGCAGCCTGTACTACCTTCACATGCAGAACTGGCTGCGCTACTTCCCCCTTGAGAGCATCCATGTTGTTGATGGGGACGAGTTGATCAGAGACCCGTTCCCAGAGATGAAGAGGGTGGAGAGGTTCCTGAACCTAGAACCGCAGATAAACCCATCAAATTTCTACTTTAACAAGACTAAAGGGTTCTACTGTCTGAGGGACCACGGACGGGAGCGCTGTCTACATGACTCAAAGGGTCGGGCGCACCCCCAAGTTGCCCCAGCCATCCTCCATAAACTTTACAGATTCTTTCATGAACCCAATAAAAAGTTATTTGAGTTGGTGGGCCGAACATTCCATTGGAACTGA
- the LOC134032426 gene encoding B-cell linker protein has product MERNKRVKKAKQKHHVSNNVEETQYHTVDDLEKFDVQIRPARPPLSETEYADRDIRRPLTVKSLYPESADSHLIHTRFANKEQAHRPGPAVNRYLKPGRGRTPLDGKIQVVKTKDQNIELSKRSPRPLSSDLMHLLSEMELNNPCMRKTNIGIKNQVCETSSDLQSTESETSNYTHRYSLDLEFQQHPDMRLQERRRIPESTSGRRQNHEWPPLKGDLEQHDFVSKEKPTLTDEKDWYIGACERSEAEHSLHLVNRDGAFLVRNCSKNSQSEPYVLVVFHEKRVYNVKIRFIASTCKYALGTGQRSNDMFDSVADIIKFHSIFPVSLIDGRTVSTNTFQRNCVLMYPITKEDLSQLLK; this is encoded by the exons ATG GAACGTAATAAGAGAGTCAAGAAGGCAAAACAGAAACATCATGTGTCCAACAACGTGGAGgagacacagtaccacacagtgGACGACCTGGAAAAGTTTGACGTGCAGATCCGGCCAGCCAGACCCCCTCTTTCTGAAACTGAATACGCAG ACAGGGACATTCGAAGACCTTTGACTGTTAAGAGTCTATACCCAGAATCTGCA GACAGCCATCTCATTCATACTAGATTTGCCAATAAAGAACAAGCTCATCGTCCAG GACCTGCTGTCAACCGATACTTAAAGCCAGGCAGAGGAAGGACTCCATTGG ATGGGAAAATACAGGTTGTGAAGACAAAAGACCAG AACATTGAACTCTCCAAAAG GTCTCCTAGGCCCTTGTCCAGTGACCTCATGCACCTGCTGTCTGAAATGGAACTTAACAACCCCTGCATGAGGAA AACAAACATAGGAATTAAAAAT caagtatGTGAAACTTCATCAG ACCTACAGTCTACAGAGAGTGAAACAAGTAACTACACCCATAGATATTCTTTGGACCTTGAATTTCAACAACACCCTGACATGAG GTTACAAGAAAGACGCAGAATTCCAG AGAGTACCTCAGGAAGGCGCCAAAACCATGAATGGCCTCCCttaaaaggtgaccttgaacaGCATGACTTTGTTTCCAAGGAAAAGCCCACTCTG ACGGACGAAAAAGACTGGTACATAGGAGCCTGTGAACGATCAGAAGCAGAGCATTCCCTACACCTAGTGAACAGG GATGGTGCGTTTTTGGTGCGGAATTGCTCTAAGAACTCTCAGAGCGAGCCCTATGTCCTGGTTGTGTTCCATGAAAAGAGAGTTTACAATGTGAAAATTCGGTTCATTGCTAGCACCTGCAAATATGCCCTGGGGACTGGCCAACGGTCAAATGAT ATGTTCGATTCTGTGGCAGACATCATCAAATTCCACTCCATATTTCCTGTTTCCTTGATCGATGGGAGAACTGTGTCAACTAACACATTTCAGAGGAACTGTGTGTTGATGTACCCAATTACAAAAGAGGATTTGAGCCAACTCTTGAAATGA